One genomic window of Nicotiana sylvestris chromosome 10, ASM39365v2, whole genome shotgun sequence includes the following:
- the LOC104229929 gene encoding S-protein homolog 21 — protein sequence MKAYNIFLLMLGLASYVTFISIRQPYDYFGNIYDVHIINGFTNNSSLPLVVWCSSGDTGDIGGRALQERDDFSWSVKTKFWKNSQYLCTMKLDQKRRRFQAFYGGRDVQRCSPTKQCFWLVKEDGFYFSNDEIYWQKDFSWI from the coding sequence atgaaagCATACAACATTTTTCTCCTCATGTTAGGCCTTGCTTCTTATGTTACTTTCATTTCCATAAGACAACCTTATGACTATTTTGGCAACATTTACGATGTCCATATTATCAATGGCTTCACCAACAACTCTTCCCTTCCATTAGTCGTCTGGTGCTCCTCTGGTGACACCGGTGACATTGGCGGTCGCGCACTCCAAGAGCGCGACGATTTTAGTTGGAGTGTAAAGACCAAATTTTGGAAGAATAGTCAGTACTTATGTACAATGAAATTGGACCAGAAAAGGAGAAGATTTCAAGCTTTTTATGGAGGTAGGGATGTTCAAAGGTGCAGCCCTACAAAGCAGTGTTTTTGGTTGGTGAAAGAAGATGGTTTTTATTTTAGTAATGATGAAATATATTGGCAAAAAGATTTTTCTTGGATTTGA